In Desulfovibrio desulfuricans, the genomic stretch ATGATGCCTGCCGAATTTTTACAGGCATGGGCTGTGCGCCGCAGCTGCTCAAAATCACCCCTTGCAATGGCGGCATCCAGGGTTTGCAGACGTTCGTGAAGTGAGGTAGGCTGGAAAAAACGGACGCCATAGTTCATATCCATATGAGGAGGTTCT encodes the following:
- a CDS encoding Hpt domain-containing protein; amino-acid sequence: EPPHMDMNYGVRFFQPTSLHERLQTLDAAIARGDFEQLRRTAHACKNSAGIMKLDHLRAVATATEDAQSATISEEAQKLRTAMQEAAQVLAAGVEQGKTA